tataagtgatatcatatggtatttattgatctctgtctgacttacctcacttagtatgataatctctaggtccatccacgttgctgcaaatagcatgatttcattcttcttatggctgagtagtattccattgtatgtatgttccacatcttctttacccattcatcagtcaatggacatttaggctgtttccatgtcctggctattgtaaatagtgctgcaatgaacattggggtgcatgtatctttttgaattagagttttctccagataatatgcccaggagtgggattgcaggatcatatggcagctctacaTCAAGGTTTGAATAACTAGTGATGCTCAGCCTGTGAAGCTAGGCAACTGGCCTCATTATTTCTGAAAACACTTGTCAGCTGCATCACTGACAATCTGTGGTAATTCAGTTCCTTGAAACCTTCTTTCCAGAATGCATACAGGTGACCTGTACACTGAAACATGACTTTTTCAGTCTCAGCACTGCATCTGTTTCATGGTATGATTTGGGGAGCCATAAGGGTGAAATTGGGAGTTTCCATTAACTCCTCTGGATTCCCTGGTTCCCACTAAGTGTACTAGTTGTCCCAAAGAATTGACAGAGCTGGGCTTCAATTAAACCTGGTTCTAGATCAATGGGCCTGGAAACACTGCTCTAAATTATGGGGTTTAATAGACTTAACATTAGCGTACAGAAGCAAATTCAGGAAATTATCTTCTcctaataatataataaatgaattgctgctttaaaaaattgagtaatggggcctccctggtggcgcaagtggttgggagtccgcctgccgatgcaggggatacgggttcgtgccccggtctgggaggatcccatatgccgcggagcggctgggcccgtgagccatggccgctgagcctgcgcgcccggagcctgcgcgtccggagcctgtgctccgcaacgggggaggccacaacagtgagaggcccgcataccgcaaaaaaaataaaataaaaaataaaaaataaaaaaaattgagtaaTGAAGAGCCCCATTCATTTTTACGCACCTATCCTGGTTACATGCACTTAACAATGGAATGAAAAAATTGAAGTTATAATAGTAGGTACCAACTTATTGCCAACTGTACACACAGGAAAAGGAAACTGGTATTGAAGTCCCAGAAGAGAGTAGTCAGGGAAAAGCTGAAACATCAAGAGagtgaacagaaaacaaaaccaaagctttCTTTCAAAGCTGGAAAACTCTCCTGGGGGTAACAGCAAAGTGTGTGGTTGCACTTTTTCTGAGTGCCCACTACTGCTGCAGAATAACCAGTCCTGGGGGAGGTTGGGGGCAGTTAGGGTAGTTAACTGATAAGGGTATAGGGCTAAGTTTGCATATCTAGTACAACACAACTTTTTCAACGTCCTGATGGACCTTAATATTCAATCGACTCTCATTTCCCCATTTTGCCATTAGATTAGCCTAAAGAGGAACTAGTGGCTTTAGGAGAACTGCTGAACTTTTTGTTTCAGCAACGGCTTTCTTTCCCATCAGTTCAGTCTGCCCCAAGCTTGCTGGCTGCTACTTAGTGCTAGTGTGTCAGGCTGGGTGGGGCTGTCTGAGCCATGACCAGCTTCAGGGGTGCCATCCTTATCTGGGCAGTGGCAGCATGGGCTAAAATGAACAAATCTCTGGGAGACACAGATGAGGATGGATTTCAAAAATGCAAGAATACCTTAAAACTACCTGTTCTGGCAGTCTTACCTGGAGGCGGCTGGGATAATCTGCGGAATGTGGACATGGGACGGGTGATGAGCTTGACTTACACCCACTGCAGGACCACAGAGGATGGACAGTACATCGTCCCTGATGAGGTCTTTACCATTCCCCAGAAAGAGAGCAACCTGGAGATGAACTCAAAAATCCTGGAGTCCTGGGAGAATTACCAGAGTAGCACCTCTTACTCCATCAACATGGAGCTCTCCCTTTTTTCCAAAGTCAATGGCAAGTTCTCCCCTGAGTTCCAGAGGATGAAGACCCATCAGGTGAAGGACCAAGCTGTAACTACCCAGGTTCAGGTAAGAAACCTGGTCTACACAGTCAAAATCAACCCAGATGCAGAGCTAAGCTGGGGGTTTAAGAAGGAGCTCATGGACATCTCTGAGCGTCTGGAGAACAACCAGACGCGGATGGCCACCTACTTGGCGGAACTGCTGGTCCTCAACTATGGTACCCATGTCATCACCAGTGTGGATGCAGGGGCTGCTCTCATTCAGGAGGACCACATCAGATCTTCCTTGCTCCAGGACAGCCAGAGCAGCCGCAGTGCAGTGACAGCATCCGCTGGAATCACCTTCCTAAACATCGTGAACTTCAAATTTGAGGAGAACCACACCTCCCAGAACGCCTTCACCAAGAGCTACCTCTCCAACCGAACCAACTCCAGGGTGCAAAGCATTGGAGGGCTTCCTTTTTACCCAGGCATCACCCTCCAGGCCTGGCAGCAGGGCATCACCAACCACCTGGTGGCCATGGACCGAGCTGGCCTGCCTCTGTATTTCTTCATCAACCCTGACAGGCTGCCTGACTTGCCAGGACCCTTGGTGAAAAAGCTGTCTAAGACAGTGGAAACTGCTGTGAGATGCTATTACACATTCAACACCTACCCCGGCTGCACAGATATCAACTCGCCCAACTTCAATTTCCAGGCCAACATTGATGATGGCTCTTGCGAGGGGAAAATGACCAATTTCTCCTTTGGCGGGGTTTACCAGGAATGCACCCAGTTCTCAGGGAATGAGGTTGTCCAACTCTGCCGAAACTTGGAGCAGAGGAATCCACTCACTGGCGATTTCTCCTGCCCCTCTGGCTACACCCCAGTCCAGCTGCTATCCCAGACCCATGAGGAGGGTTACAACCACCTCGAGTGTCCACGGAAGTGTACCCTCCTCATCTTCTGCAAGACGGTGTGTGAAGATGTCTTCCGGGTGGCCAAGGCAGAATTTAGGGCTTTTTGGTGCGTGGCCAGTGGCCAAGTACCTGAAAACTCAGGACTTCTTTTTGGTGGCCTCTTCAGCGGTAAGAGCATCAACCCTTTGACAAATGCACAGTCATGCCCAGCTGGCTATTTTCCATTGAGACTTTTTGAAAACCTCAAGGTATGTGCCTCTCAGGACTATGAGTTGGGATATAGGTTTTCCGTCCCATTTGGTGGGTTCTTTAGCTGTGCCGTTGGGAACCCCTTGGTGGATTCTGCCACGTACAAAGATTTAAGGGCACCTTCTCTAAAAAAGTGTCCGGGGGGTTTCAGCCAACACCTAGCCCTCATCAGTGATGGGTGCCAAGTGTCTTACTGCGTCAAAGCTGGGCTTTTTACAGGAGGGTCTCTGCCTCCCGTCAGGCTCCCACCTTATACCCAACCACCCCTCATGAGTCAGGCTGCCACCAACACTGTCATAGTGACTAATCTTGAGACTGCAAGCTCCTGGATTAAAGATTCCCAGACCCACCAGTGGAGGCTTGGAGAGCCTCTCGAGCTTCGCAGGGCCATGAAGGTCATCCATGGGGACAGTAGTGGTCTGTCTGGAGGGGCCGCAGCCGGGGTCACACTGGGGGTCACCACCGTCCTGGCAGCTGTCATTGCCCTGGCCATCTATGGCACCCGGAAGTACAAGAAGAGGGGATACCAGGTGGTCCAAGATGAGAGGGAGAGTTTGGTTAGAGACACGGCCGTGAATGGAGACGCCCTTGACCAAGAACAGGTGCAGAGTCCAGCCTAGGCTCTCCTAGGAAACTATTTCTCTCGTCTGCAGCCAGAGCTTCAAGcatgtctttcattttttctttccacttCTGCTTTCCTAAGTATTGATGTGGCAAATGCAACAAAAGGCAGGTATAACTTTGTGACTTTCTTTGGTCTTTGGTCCAGAAAATGAATAGAGCTACGTGGACAAAGTTGGGGGAGGAGTTGGAGAACAGATGTGACTTTTTAAGCAAAAGTCCTCCTGGAGCCTAAAACACGAGGGAGTTGTCTTTTCTCTACCTGCATCATTAAGTATCTTCACCTGAATGCCCATGTgtaaaaagagaggagagagaatgttGATATTTGAATTTGAAGACGCATTTAATCTGAGGTCAGCCATGGTTTCCAGTTCACGAGCTCTAAGAATTTATGCCTTTACGTGTTACCCTCCcaccattttctgtttttaaaaagctgtctGGATTTCATGCTCCTGGAGGCAGACAGAGCCCCCAGAAGACACGGGAGGTCCTGCTTGGCTATTGCTTTTCAGCTTTGAGGGCTCTGCATTGATGAACTGTGTCATCTCCTCTGGGTCCTCTCAACATCATCTGAACCGAGAGATGGTGCCTATACTAGGCCCACTTTCTCCAACTTCACCACAGTTAAGACTTACTGAGACGAGGCCACTCTTGGACTTCAGACTAGTGTCATAAAGTCCtcagaaaacattttaacatattAACTTCTATTAGGAGGTCAAGGGAGAAGGGATGGTTTGGAGACCAGGAGTGAGTGAAGAAAGGGTAAAAACTAGAAAAGATTCTGGTGCTCATGGGAAATTGAAATTCTTACCCACAACCAGCTACTTGGTTTTGTCCTCTTAGCTCATCATTAATGGGTAAAGAAAGGAGCTGCAGGTTTGGATAGATCAAGCATTACCATCTCATTTTCTGTTACCAAGGTACAATCCCTTTCTCTTCCATGGATGGCCATTCCCTTTTCAGGTCCTCccatcacatgcacacacaccctcgaacacacacacacacacacaccacacacacaaacacacacacacaccacattccAACAAGAAGTCTGCATTTTTCTGGGGGTGGGAGATAAGAAAAACTCAAGAAGTCAAAGTAAGCCCACACCTAAGTGTCACTTCATCCCTAAAACctaaacagaataaaaaatacCAATGATGTCCCctacccttattttttttttccagcagaaAGGGGGTTGACATGATCAAAtcaattcttttaaatgaaaCGAAAAAGGCATCCAATGTCATTTGTGACACATTTATTTCAGTTCCAGGCTGACTTCCCTGGGACATCTAGCATGACACATGATTGTTACTTGGCAGTTGGGGCTTTGCCCAATTTTCAAAAGTCTCACCTAATTGTAATTATTAGGGTGAATCTGTTAATATTCTTCTGCAACATTTTTTAGAGTTACATATTTCTTCACCAAATCAAATGTCATTGGTGAGTTATCTTTTATGAAGGATAATTTGTCCTGTCCTCATTAA
This region of Mesoplodon densirostris isolate mMesDen1 chromosome 7, mMesDen1 primary haplotype, whole genome shotgun sequence genomic DNA includes:
- the MPEG1 gene encoding macrophage-expressed gene 1 protein encodes the protein MTSFRGAILIWAVAAWAKMNKSLGDTDEDGFQKCKNTLKLPVLAVLPGGGWDNLRNVDMGRVMSLTYTHCRTTEDGQYIVPDEVFTIPQKESNLEMNSKILESWENYQSSTSYSINMELSLFSKVNGKFSPEFQRMKTHQVKDQAVTTQVQVRNLVYTVKINPDAELSWGFKKELMDISERLENNQTRMATYLAELLVLNYGTHVITSVDAGAALIQEDHIRSSLLQDSQSSRSAVTASAGITFLNIVNFKFEENHTSQNAFTKSYLSNRTNSRVQSIGGLPFYPGITLQAWQQGITNHLVAMDRAGLPLYFFINPDRLPDLPGPLVKKLSKTVETAVRCYYTFNTYPGCTDINSPNFNFQANIDDGSCEGKMTNFSFGGVYQECTQFSGNEVVQLCRNLEQRNPLTGDFSCPSGYTPVQLLSQTHEEGYNHLECPRKCTLLIFCKTVCEDVFRVAKAEFRAFWCVASGQVPENSGLLFGGLFSGKSINPLTNAQSCPAGYFPLRLFENLKVCASQDYELGYRFSVPFGGFFSCAVGNPLVDSATYKDLRAPSLKKCPGGFSQHLALISDGCQVSYCVKAGLFTGGSLPPVRLPPYTQPPLMSQAATNTVIVTNLETASSWIKDSQTHQWRLGEPLELRRAMKVIHGDSSGLSGGAAAGVTLGVTTVLAAVIALAIYGTRKYKKRGYQVVQDERESLVRDTAVNGDALDQEQVQSPA